Within the Borreliella mayonii genome, the region AAAAAGAAGAAAGATACCAAAATAGAGTTGCCAACTATTTCAACAAAAATTCTGATTCAAAAATGGGTAGTGTGCAATTGGGGGAGTGTAATAATAATAATAATAATATAAAAGAAGAAAGAAAAATTAACGAAATAGAAAAGTATCAAGTAATAAAATACTTCAACAAGTGTGACTTTTCATGTAAAGAAATTCTTCCAGTTTTATTAACATTAAATATTGATAAAGAAAACATAATTAAAATAATAAAAATCCTAAAAATAACCGAAATTAACTCAAAAAATAAAAATATACGCCCTACTAAATCTTGTATTAAAAAAAAACAAGAAAAATTAAAGGGAATTCTATGTAACACTCAAAAAGAATTAGAAGAAAACGGGTACAATTCCAAACAATTAGAAATAAATTTTCAAAAAATATACGAAAATTACAAATATAAACCCCATTTTATTATTGAAAATCATAAATATAGCGATTTAAACAACATAAAACGTAAATTGGAAAAGTCAATTGAAAGAAAAAAAGAAAATTCTCAACAAGATTATGAAAATTTAAAGATAAACGTTTTCAATATCCTTATTGAACAACTAAAAAAAGAAACAAATATTGAAATTCTAAAGCCTATTATAAAAGAATATTTGAATAACCAAAAAAAAATAAAATACAACAAAATATTTGGCATATATTATCTTGAATTACTAGAAATAATAAAAAATAGAAAACATGATCTAAATTTAGAAAAATTTAGTAAAAAAGTTGTTTAGGTGCTAAAATATGAAAAGTTTATTTAGATTAGTGCAGAAAATTGAGTTCAAAAATACGAATTATTCCATAGAGGCTAAAGAATAAATGATAAAAACACCAATAATTAGTGAATATCAATTTAAAATAGCTTTAAAATTAATCAAAATGGGTGAAATTATTGTATTTCCAACAGATACGGTTTACGCTATAGGGGCCAATATTTATGATGAATATGCAGTGAGAATGATAAATTTAGTAAAAAAAAAATCCATTAATGAGCCCTTAATGCTTTATGTTGATACAATAGAGAAAATAAAAGAATTATCCAGCCATGTTCCTAAAAGTGCTAAGATTTTAATGGAAAAGTTTAGTCCGGGCCCTTTAACTTATGTTCTTAAAAAATCAATAAAAATACCTAAATTCATTAATAATAACTTAGATACAGTGGCAATAAGAATACCCAAAAATAAAACCGCATTAAATTTAATTAGAAAATTGAAAAACCCTCTTGTAGTATCATCAGCAAATTTATCCAAAAGGCCTAGTTCAACAAGTTTTAGCATGGCTTTAAAAGAATTAAATGGGCTTGTAGGAGGGATAATAATGCCAAAAAAAAATAAAGACTCTAATATTGGCATAGAGTCAACTATTATTGAATTTGACTCGAAAGATAATGTAATAATATTAAGGCCCGGTGCAATAACAAAAAAAATGATAGAAAAAGTGCTAGGCAGTAGATATAAAGTAAA harbors:
- a CDS encoding L-threonylcarbamoyladenylate synthase yields the protein MIKTPIISEYQFKIALKLIKMGEIIVFPTDTVYAIGANIYDEYAVRMINLVKKKSINEPLMLYVDTIEKIKELSSHVPKSAKILMEKFSPGPLTYVLKKSIKIPKFINNNLDTVAIRIPKNKTALNLIRKLKNPLVVSSANLSKRPSSTSFSMALKELNGLVGGIIMPKKNKDSNIGIESTIIEFDSKDNVIILRPGAITKKMIEKVLGSRYKVNYAKETKIDLKKMFSYRLRIPVHTFKRGDNIRKYLKTNTKVLITRDTFKFYFFSFLWDKKNIILFDSLIEYAENLYKELVNAEEKYDQVIVEIVENEELGYAINNRIVKASSNNFM